The following nucleotide sequence is from Apium graveolens cultivar Ventura chromosome 4, ASM990537v1, whole genome shotgun sequence.
GAAAATAAAAAGTCAGAATTTTTCTGCCTAATGCTCAGAAAATAACATGTCACAAATCTTTAAATTTCCTTTTTTGATTTATTGTCTACCTTCTTCTGATAGGAAAAGAATGCATAGCATACCAAATTCCATATCTAGAACTCTAttcaataatacaacctttatTTAGCTATTTCCATGTGTCCTTAATATAAAAAGTTACTTCTAATCTTAGTGATACTCACCATGATTTTTTAAGCATAATTCTTGTCATCTCACTACCAATAGTAAATAAAGTATCTCACTACCAATAGTAAATAAAGTATCTCACTaccaataataaaataaagtatttCCTTTTTTATAATGATAACAAGTACAACTTTATTTCTCTGTCTATAAGAAAGTTCCCCGACCAAAGAGATTGATTTTGGAAACTAAATCTTTACAGCTTATATGTAAAGCGTGGTTTTGCAGTACAATTAACTTTAATTTCCCTGATTATTGTTTCTGTATAACCTCCATAAATGTGTACTTCCCAGTTACTCTTGGCAAGTATCATTCTTCAAATAGCCTTGCCCAAGAAGAGAGCGAGTTAGAGAATATTCAACGTAAGTTGAAGCACACAAATTCTGCAGCTGGGATTGTGTGTCAGCTGAAGACTCGCCACAGTACTCGGGGTTCTCAATTTCCATTGACGAAGGGTATGCTTGGAATTGTCGCAACCCTTGGGAAGGTGGATGATGATACTATAAACAGGTTTGCGCCGTTCATATTCATTTGTAAATCTTGTATTGAACCAAGTTCTATGGGTCCTAAGTTTTTCTGATTTTTCGAGAAATTAAAGGTTCCTCCTTCATAGTTTGTCTAGATATATATTCTGTTGATCTGATCCGAAATACTACAAATATCAGGCATGATCAAGATATCCTACTTACGGCTCCAAGTTTTCCCCAAGTTAATTTAAATGTCTCCCTTGTCTGGTTTCGTCTAGTGTAACAAAACAAAACTCATATGTTGTAAATGGGGAAATTATGATATATTTTGAAAGTTTGATgattatttttcttaaaatatatAATGTTGGTATGTATAAATGGTGATTAGTTTGAATTATAATGATGCAAGGACTGATAGATTCATATTCTAGATGCGGCTCTCCCCTCACACTCCTACTCCCATACCCAATCCTAAAACTCCTTTCTCTTTATAAAGAGAATATCTAGGAGAGTTAGAACAATCTGGAGAAGCTATTAGAACAGACTAAGTCCGTTATTGTTGATATTTGCATAAGCAATGGGCAAAAACAATTCCACATTTTACACCGATCTTATGATACCAGACATGGTCTACTGAACTTGTTTAGGACTTTCACTGTTAATTTAGTATATTGACactttgtttttttttaattgaAAATTTCAAAGTTAAAACAACAGTACAATCTTTTCTGTGTTAGCCATCTCTCGAGTTACTTGGGGAAAAACAATATGCTGGCAGTTGTTTGCAAGACTCTTGACACTGTTAACGCTATGGAGTCTTATGATAAAGAAGGCTTAGTAAAGAAGAATTCTGGCATTCATGGACTTGGAGCTTCAATCGGACAAACTATAGATGGACGATTTCGTGTCATATGTCTTGAATGTCTTAGGTAAATGATTTTTGCTCTTATATGACCCTATACCATGTTTCTTTTATTTCTTATTTGATATTTCTTTACTCTGTCTCATGTATTATGTATGCCTGCAGTCCATATGTTGGCAAGTTTATAACTAATGACCCACAAAGAAGGCTTGATATTCAAAAACCAAGATTACCCGATGGAGAAATTCCACATGGCTTCATTGATTATGCTGTGAATATGATTCACATTGAAAGGGAAAACTTATTTTATGTCACACATGATGGTCATGGCCTTAGAGAGACCCTGTTTTATAATCTGTTCTCACGCGTGCAAGTTTATCAAACTAGGAAAGATATGATGCAGGCTGTTTCCTTGATAACTGATGGAGCCATATCTTTGGATGGTGAAATAATAAAGAGTCCTGGAGATTATATCTTTGGCGCTGTGTAAGCTCATTTGACTTTATTATCACTTTTTATTAACCGAGTGTGCAAGAGTTGTATGTCACTTTTTTCTAGTAACTGAGTGGTGCAAGAGCCTGGTTTTTATGCTTAGTGAGCCTGGTTTTTATGCTTAGTTCTTCGAAGTTAAAGAATCGTATCTATGATTGGCTAACAATTTCTTTTTACCTAGTAAACAAACCACTGGTTTTTGAGCTTGTAGAGAATCACAACTTATTAGCTTGTAAAATTTGTCTTTGCATAGATAGTTGTTCTGCCGTATGGCTAAATATCTGTTTCTCTTTCAAAACACATCTTTTTGCCAAATCTTTCAGCATAAAAAATCATTAATATAATTTGCATGTAAAGTTGATAGACAAAGGCTTTCTTAtggaaaagaaaataaaatagtTGTTGGTGCTTAATATTAGTAAATATACATATTGTTCTTTAATGACCATTTAAAGTTGAATTGTATATGCCTTGTTGAATTTTGTGTAATTTTAAGTAGAAGAAGTCTGGCTAGAGACCATCAGCACAGTTCATTCTTTAACTTGAAACTAGTCCTTGTAATGTTTTTGGTCGACATGCTAATTTTATGTTTAATTTGTTATGCTTATATGGTTTCCTTTGTATTTATATTTCTTCAAGGGAAGAAGCAGATGTAAAATTCCTGAAAGCCTCTGGACCACCATGTCCAACTGCCGATTACTCTGCAATTGAAGACAAGATAAAGAAGATAGAGTGGGAAAAGGAACGGATATCGGATGACCTGCGAAGAGAGCAAGTACTTTTAAAGCAGGCTAAAGTCACCTTCGATGCCCAGAGGGAAGAGCTTATCCAGTTCCTAGCACAGAGTTCGAAAACTGTTCAGGTAATACTCTTCAATGAACAAGTACTACAAGTTGTTTTCTCTGGGTTTCAAAACTATGTTGAACTCTTTCCTAGTAGCAATAATCCCTGTCACAGAAATAACAGAGCAAGAACTGTGCTGGTCTCGGAAAAGCTATGTGTATCATAAATTATATTTCGAACATGAATCTATCCGTATTTCAGTATTGCAAGCTAGAGTAGACCAATGTGAGTCATACCTGTATGTAAATTACTTGATAATGATCTTCAATGTCTTAGTATTATTTAGCGATTGTGTTTGGGTGTCAAGAGTCAAGACTGCTTTTTAAATCTGTCCTAGTAGCAATAATCTGTCACAAATATAACAGTGCAAGAACTGTATGGGGCCTGAAAAAGCTGTACGTGTCGTTAAATCTATTTCAAAGATATATTAAGAATTTTTGAATTTTACATGCTACAATGTGAGTCATAATTGTGTGTAAATTGCTTGATAAGTTTTTGGAAGATTTTCTTTGCGAGGACATGGATTATTAATCATTTTATATAGAGTTTAACCTGGGCCCTAAAATGTTCTTGAATTACTAAATAAATGATTACTATGCTGATTTATTACTTAATATATACTATGCAAAGAACATTAAGCTTTATTCAAAAACATTACTTAATAAGGAAAAGAGAATCGAAAGTTC
It contains:
- the LOC141721570 gene encoding protein DEFECTIVE IN MERISTEM SILENCING 3-like isoform X2 → MTNHSNEQIYAQNSSPALLVDQDWHDITVKSEPKSETLSQAETALNPSKKLQDALEKKGLILKKHEENIKFLRRQENTLNDTILDLQVTLGKYHSSNSLAQEESELENIQRKLKHTNSAAGIVCQLKTRHSTRGSQFPLTKGMLGIVATLGKVDDDTINSHLSSYLGKNNMLAVVCKTLDTVNAMESYDKEGLVKKNSGIHGLGASIGQTIDGRFRVICLECLSPYVGKFITNDPQRRLDIQKPRLPDGEIPHGFIDYAVNMIHIERENLFYVTHDGHGLRETLFYNLFSRVQVYQTRKDMMQAVSLITDGAISLDGEIIKSPGDYIFGAVEEADVKFLKASGPPCPTADYSAIEDKIKKIEWEKERISDDLRREQVLLKQAKVTFDAQREELIQFLAQSSKTVQSPAARDGSALRFQIKSEVKNETGSGN
- the LOC141721570 gene encoding protein DEFECTIVE IN MERISTEM SILENCING 3-like isoform X3, which translates into the protein MTNHSNEQQIYAQNSSPALLVDQDWHDITVKSEPKSETLSQAETALNPSKKLQDALEKKGLILKKHEENIKFLRRQENTLNDTILDLQVTLGKYHSSNSLAQEESELENIQRKLKHTNSAAGIVCQLKTRHSTRGSQFPLTKGMLGIVATLGKVDDDTINSHLSSYLGKNNMLAVVCKTLDTVNAMESYDKEGLVKKNSGIHGLGASIGQTIDGRFRVICLECLSPYVGKFITNDPQRRLDIQKPRLPDGEIPHGFIDYAVNMIHIERENLFYVTHDGHGLRETLFYNLFSRVQVYQTRKDMMQAVSLITDGAISLDGEIIKSPGDYIFGAVEEADVKFLKASGPPCPTADYSAIEDKIKKIEWEKERISDDLRREQVLLKQAKVTFDAQREELIQFLAQSSKTVQK
- the LOC141721570 gene encoding protein DEFECTIVE IN MERISTEM SILENCING 3-like isoform X1, with protein sequence MTNHSNEQQIYAQNSSPALLVDQDWHDITVKSEPKSETLSQAETALNPSKKLQDALEKKGLILKKHEENIKFLRRQENTLNDTILDLQVTLGKYHSSNSLAQEESELENIQRKLKHTNSAAGIVCQLKTRHSTRGSQFPLTKGMLGIVATLGKVDDDTINSHLSSYLGKNNMLAVVCKTLDTVNAMESYDKEGLVKKNSGIHGLGASIGQTIDGRFRVICLECLSPYVGKFITNDPQRRLDIQKPRLPDGEIPHGFIDYAVNMIHIERENLFYVTHDGHGLRETLFYNLFSRVQVYQTRKDMMQAVSLITDGAISLDGEIIKSPGDYIFGAVEEADVKFLKASGPPCPTADYSAIEDKIKKIEWEKERISDDLRREQVLLKQAKVTFDAQREELIQFLAQSSKTVQSPAARDGSALRFQIKSEVKNETGSGN